In Hahella sp. KA22, one genomic interval encodes:
- a CDS encoding efflux RND transporter periplasmic adaptor subunit — protein MKKALITLIAAALILGLGYWKWRPQPLPVSLHTLSKGSVESTVANTRAGAVRACQRSKLSMPTGGAVSALHVKAGDRVESGQLLLELWNKDLRALYDQARAGLSVAERKKAEVCFGAERDQRELQRQQTLASKKLSSEDILDAARTQAGMSALACKAAAAQIEESQAVVALQSAQLERSALRAPFSGVVAEINGEIGEYVTPSPPGVPTPPAVDLIDDSCLYVRAPIDEVDTARIKVGMPARVTLDAFRGRALQAVVTRVAPYVQEYEKQARTVDVEVEISEFPKDMNLLVGYSADIEIIIDSRENALRIPTEMILEGDAVLKFDPNDRSLHKVAFQGGIGNWVYTEVVSGLNEGDRVLSALDQEGAEDGVQVRPQP, from the coding sequence GTGAAAAAGGCTTTGATAACGCTGATTGCCGCGGCGTTGATACTCGGGCTGGGCTATTGGAAATGGCGTCCGCAACCTTTGCCTGTTTCCTTGCATACGCTCAGCAAAGGCTCAGTGGAAAGCACCGTAGCCAATACTCGCGCCGGCGCCGTGCGCGCCTGTCAGCGCTCCAAACTCTCCATGCCGACTGGCGGCGCGGTATCCGCCCTCCACGTTAAGGCGGGGGACAGAGTCGAATCCGGGCAACTGCTGTTGGAGCTTTGGAACAAGGATCTGCGCGCGCTCTATGATCAGGCCCGCGCCGGATTATCCGTCGCCGAGCGGAAAAAGGCGGAGGTCTGTTTCGGCGCCGAGCGGGACCAGCGTGAGCTGCAACGCCAACAGACCCTGGCCAGCAAGAAATTATCCTCCGAAGATATTCTGGACGCCGCCCGCACCCAGGCGGGAATGTCCGCCCTCGCCTGTAAGGCCGCCGCGGCGCAGATTGAAGAAAGCCAGGCTGTCGTAGCGCTGCAGTCCGCCCAATTGGAGCGCAGCGCGTTACGGGCGCCGTTCAGCGGCGTCGTTGCGGAAATCAATGGGGAAATTGGCGAATACGTAACGCCTTCTCCACCCGGCGTTCCCACTCCCCCCGCCGTCGACCTGATAGACGACAGTTGTCTGTATGTGCGCGCCCCCATAGATGAAGTCGACACGGCGCGCATCAAGGTCGGCATGCCTGCGCGCGTGACGCTGGACGCCTTTCGCGGCCGTGCGCTGCAGGCGGTGGTGACGCGGGTCGCGCCCTATGTGCAGGAGTACGAAAAGCAGGCGCGCACCGTCGATGTGGAAGTGGAAATCAGCGAATTTCCCAAGGACATGAATTTACTGGTGGGCTACAGCGCGGACATTGAGATCATCATCGATAGCCGGGAAAACGCATTGCGTATCCCTACCGAGATGATTCTGGAAGGCGACGCCGTCCTGAAATTCGACCCGAACGACCGCAGCCTGCATAAAGTCGCCTTCCAGGGCGGCATCGGCAACTGGGTGTACACAGAGGTTGTAAGCGGCCTGAACGAAGGCGATCGCGTCCTCTCCGCACTCGATCAGGAAGGGGCGGAAGATGGCGTGCAGGTGCGCCCGCAACCATGA
- a CDS encoding ABC transporter ATP-binding protein, with protein sequence MSVANRSSTPPDQSKSAAPVVALHEINRHFQLGEQTVKALDAVSLELLAGDYVSVMGPSGSGKSTLLNILGLLDRPDAGAYLLNGEPTQDLSEEKRARLRQQNIGFVFQSYHLIPRMSARENIELPLVLAGAAPKERTRMVSEMLERLGLTARANHLPNQLSGGQRQRVAIGRAIIMKPKLLLADEPTGNLDTQSGADVVTLLEELNAQGITLVVVTHDVELGKRAKRQLRMVDGRIQSDLRQSNTGA encoded by the coding sequence ATGAGCGTCGCGAACCGTTCGTCAACGCCCCCAGACCAGTCAAAGTCGGCGGCGCCTGTCGTCGCCTTGCATGAGATCAATCGGCATTTCCAACTTGGCGAACAGACCGTCAAAGCTCTGGATGCAGTCAGTCTGGAACTGCTGGCCGGAGACTATGTCTCCGTCATGGGACCTTCCGGCTCCGGTAAGTCGACCCTGTTGAATATACTCGGATTACTGGATCGACCAGACGCCGGCGCCTATTTGTTGAACGGAGAGCCCACCCAGGATCTCAGCGAGGAAAAGCGGGCGCGTTTGCGGCAACAGAATATCGGATTCGTGTTTCAGTCCTATCATCTTATCCCCCGCATGAGCGCACGGGAAAATATTGAATTGCCACTGGTTCTCGCCGGCGCAGCGCCCAAAGAACGCACACGTATGGTGTCCGAGATGCTCGAACGACTGGGCCTGACCGCTCGCGCCAATCACCTGCCCAATCAGTTGTCCGGCGGGCAACGACAACGGGTCGCCATCGGCAGAGCCATCATCATGAAGCCCAAGCTGCTCCTCGCGGATGAGCCAACAGGAAACCTGGACACCCAGTCCGGCGCTGACGTCGTAACTTTGTTGGAAGAGTTGAACGCTCAGGGCATTACTCTGGTGGTGGTCACTCACGATGTCGAGCTGGGCAAACGCGCCAAACGTCAGCTGCGAATGGTGGACGGCCGCATTCAGAGCGACCTGCGCCAAAGCAACACAGGCGCTTAA
- a CDS encoding ABC transporter permease: MRAVDLARFNIQVMVGHRFRTLMLMIALIIGVAAVNLLTGLGEGARLFVLGEFSFLGKNTLIIMPGKKETTGGMPPITGEAPRDLTLEDMQALTRLSAINHAAPLIAGMAELSYQSRLRESFVVGTTHDFFAIRKLSLLQGRALPPGNPTFADAVCVLGQTLKRELFGPEPALGQWVRAGDRRFRVIGILEGKGVAMGLNFDEAMLIPVASAQMLFNQEGLFRLFAEVRSERELTPTRNTILSIIKERHDGEEDITLITQDALLSSFDEILRTLTLAVGGIAGISLAVAGVLIMNVMLISVSQRTAEIGLLKALGASAATVRRLFLSEALLLAIIGSLIGLLISESLLAAGRLLYDQIPLGSPVWVKIAAVGVAIVTALLFAYLPARKAAALAPVEALTHKQGP; the protein is encoded by the coding sequence ATGCGCGCCGTGGACCTAGCGCGCTTCAACATCCAGGTCATGGTCGGACACCGTTTCCGCACACTGATGCTGATGATCGCACTCATCATTGGCGTAGCGGCGGTCAACCTGCTGACCGGGCTTGGAGAAGGCGCGCGCCTGTTTGTCTTGGGCGAGTTCAGCTTTCTCGGTAAAAATACGCTGATCATCATGCCCGGCAAGAAAGAGACCACTGGCGGCATGCCTCCCATAACAGGTGAAGCCCCACGGGATCTAACTTTGGAGGACATGCAGGCTCTGACGCGGCTTTCCGCTATCAACCACGCGGCGCCGCTTATCGCAGGTATGGCGGAGCTGTCCTATCAAAGCCGACTGCGGGAAAGTTTTGTGGTGGGAACCACCCATGACTTCTTTGCAATCCGCAAGCTGAGCCTGTTGCAAGGACGGGCGTTGCCGCCGGGAAATCCGACCTTCGCCGATGCAGTCTGCGTGCTGGGGCAAACACTTAAACGAGAACTCTTCGGCCCTGAGCCCGCTCTAGGCCAATGGGTGCGCGCCGGCGATCGTCGCTTTCGGGTTATAGGCATTCTGGAAGGCAAAGGCGTCGCCATGGGCCTGAACTTTGATGAAGCCATGCTGATCCCCGTCGCCAGCGCCCAGATGCTATTCAACCAGGAAGGGTTATTTCGACTGTTTGCGGAAGTCCGCTCCGAACGCGAATTGACGCCTACTCGCAACACCATTCTCAGCATCATCAAGGAAAGACACGACGGCGAGGAAGACATCACACTGATCACGCAAGACGCGTTACTGTCTTCCTTCGATGAAATTCTGCGCACACTGACGTTGGCGGTAGGCGGCATCGCCGGGATCAGTCTGGCTGTGGCGGGTGTGCTGATTATGAATGTCATGCTGATCAGCGTCAGTCAACGCACAGCGGAAATAGGACTGCTGAAAGCGCTTGGGGCCAGCGCCGCCACCGTCCGCCGGTTATTTCTCAGTGAGGCGCTATTGCTGGCGATAATCGGCAGTCTGATCGGGCTCTTGATAAGCGAATCCTTGTTGGCGGCGGGCCGTCTGCTCTACGACCAGATTCCATTGGGCTCGCCAGTATGGGTGAAGATTGCGGCGGTAGGCGTTGCGATTGTCACCGCTCTGCTATTCGCCTATCTGCCCGCACGCAAGGCCGCCGCCCTGGCGCCCGTCGAAGCGCTGACGCACAAGCAAGGTCCCTGA